One segment of Streptomyces sp. NA02950 DNA contains the following:
- a CDS encoding LOG family protein — protein MQTDDASSTAPDREIESLEEFDQVVARGTLAGFRLQSVDLTDRTSALLSTDTAEAVFLGCPMDPEAAAKVRAGGALVFPPLPDLPFDPYRGTLYSPAELFEGLAAEGYERTPDALAYTWFQRTRTDGDIFGSMLRAIHDDAVSDALDELLTGTRVVGVMGGHALKRGSDGYAGAARLGRTLTRAGLTVATGGGPGAMEAANLGAYAAPFADPMLDEALELLTKAPSFTPSIGAWADVAFAVRERWPDGGTSVGIPTWFYGHEPPNAFASHIAKYFANATREDGLLARSTAGVVFLPGAAGTVQEIFDNATPNYYESRGEPTPMVLVDRDHWTRRLPTWPLLEALAEGRSMKSRIALVDSVDEAPDALAALRG, from the coding sequence ATGCAGACCGATGACGCTTCCTCCACCGCGCCCGACCGGGAGATCGAGTCCCTCGAGGAGTTCGACCAGGTCGTGGCCCGCGGCACCCTGGCCGGATTCCGGCTCCAGTCCGTCGACTTGACGGACCGCACCTCCGCGCTGCTCTCCACCGACACCGCGGAGGCCGTCTTCCTGGGCTGTCCGATGGACCCCGAGGCCGCGGCGAAGGTGCGGGCCGGGGGCGCGCTGGTCTTCCCGCCGCTGCCGGACCTGCCGTTCGACCCATACCGCGGCACGCTCTACTCCCCGGCGGAGCTGTTCGAGGGCCTGGCCGCGGAGGGCTACGAGCGGACGCCGGACGCGCTGGCCTACACCTGGTTCCAGCGGACCAGGACGGACGGCGACATCTTCGGCTCGATGCTGCGCGCCATCCACGACGACGCGGTCTCCGACGCCCTCGACGAACTCCTCACCGGCACCCGGGTGGTGGGTGTCATGGGCGGACACGCGCTGAAGCGCGGCTCCGACGGCTACGCGGGCGCCGCCCGGCTCGGCCGGACCCTCACGCGGGCGGGGCTGACGGTCGCCACGGGCGGCGGTCCGGGCGCCATGGAAGCGGCGAACCTGGGGGCCTACGCGGCGCCGTTCGCGGATCCCATGCTGGACGAGGCGCTGGAGCTGCTCACCAAGGCGCCCTCGTTCACCCCGTCCATCGGCGCCTGGGCCGATGTCGCGTTCGCGGTCCGGGAGCGCTGGCCGGACGGCGGCACCTCGGTCGGCATCCCGACCTGGTTCTACGGCCATGAGCCGCCGAACGCGTTCGCCTCGCACATCGCGAAGTACTTCGCCAACGCCACCCGTGAGGACGGTCTGCTGGCGCGGTCGACCGCGGGCGTGGTCTTCCTGCCGGGCGCGGCCGGGACCGTGCAGGAGATCTTCGACAACGCGACGCCGAACTACTACGAGTCGCGCGGGGAACCGACCCCGATGGTGCTCGTGGACCGCGACCACTGGACGCGGCGGCTGCCGACCTGGCCGCTGCTGGAGGCGCTCGCGGAGGGCCGTTCCATGAAGTCCCGGATCGCGCTGGTGGATTCGGTGGACGAAGCACCGGACGCGCTGGCCGCGCTGCGGGGCTGA
- a CDS encoding gamma-aminobutyraldehyde dehydrogenase: protein MTTELRRLRNYIDGEFRDAADGRTTEVVNPATGEAYATAPLSGPADVDAAMTAAQAAFPAWRDLVPGERQKTLLKIADAFEARAEELIAAESQNTGKPLGLTRDEEIPPMIDQIRFFAGAARLLEGRSAGEYMDGLTSIIRREPIGVCAQVAPWNYPMMMAVWKFAPALAAGNTVVIKPSDTTPASTVLIAEIIGGVLAELGHPQGVFNVICGDRETGRLMVEHSVPAMASITGSVRAGMQVAESASKDLKRVHLELGGKAPVVVFEDSDIAKAVEDISVAGFFNAGQDCTAATRVLVHESIHDEFVSALAKAASETRTGAPDDEDVLFGPLNNANQLAQVSGFIDRLPAHAKVEAGGHRVGDKGYFYAPTVVSGLKQDDEIVQHEVFGPVITVQSFSDEAQAVSYANGVEYALASSVWTKDHSRAMRMSKALDFGCVWINTHIPLVAEMPHGGFKKSGYGKDLSAYGFEDYTRIKHVMTSLDG, encoded by the coding sequence GTGACCACCGAACTGCGTCGTCTGCGCAACTACATCGACGGAGAGTTCCGGGACGCCGCGGACGGGCGGACCACGGAGGTGGTCAACCCGGCCACGGGCGAGGCGTACGCCACGGCACCGCTCTCCGGACCGGCGGACGTGGACGCGGCGATGACCGCGGCCCAGGCCGCCTTCCCCGCGTGGCGCGACCTCGTGCCCGGCGAGCGGCAGAAGACGCTGCTGAAGATCGCCGACGCCTTCGAGGCCCGGGCGGAGGAACTGATCGCCGCCGAGTCCCAGAACACCGGCAAGCCGCTCGGTCTCACGCGGGACGAGGAGATCCCGCCGATGATCGACCAGATCCGCTTCTTCGCGGGTGCGGCCCGGCTGCTCGAGGGCCGCTCGGCCGGTGAGTACATGGACGGGCTGACCTCGATCATCCGGCGGGAGCCGATCGGGGTGTGCGCGCAGGTCGCGCCGTGGAACTACCCGATGATGATGGCCGTGTGGAAGTTCGCCCCGGCGCTCGCCGCGGGCAACACGGTCGTCATCAAGCCCTCGGACACCACCCCCGCCTCCACCGTGCTGATCGCCGAGATCATCGGCGGGGTGCTGGCGGAACTGGGTCATCCGCAGGGTGTGTTCAACGTCATCTGCGGTGACCGCGAGACCGGGCGGCTGATGGTCGAGCACTCCGTGCCCGCCATGGCGTCCATCACCGGGTCGGTACGGGCCGGTATGCAGGTCGCCGAGAGCGCGTCCAAGGACCTCAAGCGGGTCCACCTGGAACTCGGCGGCAAGGCGCCCGTCGTGGTCTTCGAGGACAGCGACATCGCCAAGGCCGTCGAGGACATCTCGGTCGCGGGCTTCTTCAACGCCGGTCAGGACTGTACGGCGGCTACCCGGGTGCTGGTCCACGAGTCCATCCACGACGAGTTCGTGAGCGCCCTGGCCAAGGCCGCGTCCGAGACCAGGACCGGTGCCCCGGACGACGAGGACGTGCTCTTCGGACCGCTCAACAACGCCAACCAGCTGGCCCAGGTCAGCGGCTTCATCGACCGGCTGCCCGCGCACGCCAAGGTCGAGGCGGGCGGCCACCGGGTCGGCGACAAGGGCTACTTCTACGCGCCCACCGTGGTCTCCGGGCTCAAGCAGGACGACGAGATCGTCCAGCACGAGGTCTTCGGTCCGGTCATCACCGTCCAGTCCTTCTCGGACGAGGCCCAGGCCGTCTCCTACGCCAACGGCGTGGAGTACGCGCTCGCGTCGTCGGTGTGGACCAAGGACCACTCCCGGGCGATGCGGATGTCCAAGGCCCTGGACTTCGGCTGTGTGTGGATCAACACCCACATCCCGCTGGTCGCCGAGATGCCGCACGGCGGCTTCAAGAAGTCCGGCTACGGCAAGGACCTGTCGGCCTACGGCTTCGAGGACTACACCCGGATCAAGCACGTGATGACGTCGCTGGACGGCTGA
- a CDS encoding sodium:solute symporter encodes MSAVDYTVIVIYLAGMLALGWWGMRRTTSTSDFLVAGRRLGPAMYSGTMAAIVLGGASTIGGVGLGYQYGLSGAWMVLTIGLGLLALSVFFSARIARLKVYTVSQMLDLRYGGSSGLISGIVMWAYTLMLAVTSTIAYATIFDVIFGLDRMIAIVLGGAIVICYSTLGGMWSITLTDMVQFVVKTVGVLLLLLPIAVVKAGGFGAMRDELPDAYFSPMGIGAQTVFTYVLIYSFGMLIGQDIWQRVFTARDDRVARSGGTAAGTYCLVYAVAGAVIGTAAKVLYPELGSPDDAFATIVQDALPVGVKGLVLAAALSAVMSTSSGALIACATVANNDIWARLRGRTLRTGDGPHDEVAGNRLFILIMGIAVVGISIVLNDVVEALTVAYNVLVGGLLMPILGGLLWKRGTGAGALASVGVGGVTVIGLMAWKGILANEPIYGGLLASLAAYVVVSLATKPTDAAVLDVWRRRLAGDETVPADEPTATPAATTGA; translated from the coding sequence ATGAGCGCTGTCGACTACACGGTGATCGTCATCTATCTCGCGGGCATGCTCGCGCTCGGCTGGTGGGGGATGCGCCGCACCACCTCGACCAGCGACTTCCTGGTCGCGGGCCGCCGTCTGGGACCGGCCATGTACTCCGGCACCATGGCGGCGATCGTCCTCGGTGGCGCGTCCACCATCGGCGGGGTGGGCCTGGGCTACCAGTACGGGCTGTCCGGCGCCTGGATGGTGCTCACCATCGGCCTCGGCCTGCTGGCGCTGTCCGTCTTCTTCTCCGCGCGCATCGCCCGGCTGAAGGTCTACACGGTCAGCCAGATGCTGGACCTGCGCTACGGCGGCTCCTCCGGGCTGATCTCGGGCATCGTCATGTGGGCCTACACCCTGATGCTGGCGGTCACCTCGACCATCGCCTACGCCACCATCTTCGACGTGATCTTCGGTCTGGACCGGATGATCGCGATCGTGCTCGGCGGGGCGATCGTGATCTGTTACTCGACGCTCGGCGGGATGTGGTCCATCACCCTCACCGACATGGTGCAGTTCGTGGTCAAGACGGTCGGTGTGCTGCTTCTGCTGCTGCCGATCGCCGTGGTCAAGGCGGGCGGCTTCGGCGCCATGCGGGACGAACTGCCGGACGCCTACTTCTCCCCCATGGGCATCGGTGCGCAGACGGTCTTCACCTATGTGCTGATCTACTCCTTCGGCATGCTCATCGGGCAGGACATCTGGCAGCGCGTGTTCACCGCCCGCGACGACCGGGTCGCCCGCAGCGGCGGCACCGCGGCCGGGACGTACTGTCTGGTCTACGCGGTCGCGGGCGCCGTCATCGGCACGGCGGCGAAGGTGCTCTACCCCGAACTCGGCTCGCCCGACGACGCGTTCGCCACCATCGTCCAGGACGCCCTCCCGGTGGGGGTGAAGGGACTGGTGCTGGCCGCGGCGCTGTCCGCGGTGATGTCGACCTCCTCGGGCGCGCTCATCGCCTGCGCCACGGTCGCCAACAACGACATCTGGGCGCGACTGCGCGGGCGCACCCTGCGCACCGGCGACGGCCCGCACGACGAGGTCGCGGGCAACCGGCTGTTCATCCTGATCATGGGCATCGCGGTGGTCGGCATCTCGATCGTGCTCAACGATGTGGTCGAGGCGCTGACGGTGGCCTACAACGTGCTGGTCGGCGGGTTGCTGATGCCGATCCTGGGCGGGCTGCTGTGGAAGCGCGGCACCGGCGCGGGCGCGCTGGCCTCGGTCGGCGTCGGCGGTGTGACCGTGATCGGTCTGATGGCGTGGAAGGGCATCCTCGCCAACGAGCCCATCTACGGCGGTCTGCTGGCCTCCCTCGCCGCATACGTGGTCGTCAGCCTCGCCACCAAGCCGACGGACGCGGCGGTGCTCGACGTCTGGCGCCGCCGGCTGGCCGGGGATGAGACCGTCCCCGCCGACGAGCCCACGGCCACGCCCGCGGCCACGACGGGCGCCTAG
- a CDS encoding thiamine pyrophosphate-binding protein encodes MHTAPRERHGGDLVVESLTALGATTVFGLPGQHALGAFDALRRSGLAYVGLRVENNAGFAADAFARVTGSVAPLLVSTGPGALMTLAALQEAAAASAPVLAIGSQVPTAGLGGGRKGYLHELTDQKASFRDVVKSVHTVRAASQIPSALAAAWASALEAPAGPVWLEIPQDVLLEPVSVPPVTALRAEPRPLPPRPELITHAAELLRDAERPVILAGGGVVRSGACEELRVLAERLDAPVATTFGGKGAFPWDHPLSLQSWMEDRHTTAFLEDADVLLVVGSGLGELSSNYHTFQPCGRLVQIEADLGKLESNHPALGIHADARAALAALADAVPARAAETAYASGTAAKAAAELLARVRERIDGQGLELEQRVLAAVREALPDDSPSFWDMTILAYWAWSAFDPRAGALHSAQGAGGLGYGFPAALGAAAADRTRPVLAVSGDGGAMYSIAELATARQYDLPVTWLIVDDGGYGILRAYMTDAFGEATGTELARPDFVALAESFGVPAVRTTAGRLAEDLGAALTAPGPSVVVLPAVLRMFAPTHLAGQG; translated from the coding sequence ATGCACACCGCACCGCGTGAGCGTCACGGCGGCGATCTCGTCGTGGAATCCCTCACCGCACTCGGCGCGACCACCGTCTTCGGACTTCCCGGGCAGCACGCGCTCGGGGCGTTCGACGCGCTGCGCCGCTCGGGGCTGGCGTACGTGGGGCTGCGGGTGGAGAACAACGCGGGCTTCGCCGCCGACGCGTTCGCCCGGGTCACCGGGTCGGTCGCGCCGCTGCTGGTCTCCACCGGCCCCGGTGCGCTGATGACGCTCGCCGCGCTCCAGGAGGCGGCCGCGGCCTCCGCGCCCGTCCTGGCGATCGGCAGCCAGGTGCCGACCGCCGGGCTCGGCGGCGGACGCAAGGGCTATCTGCATGAACTGACCGACCAGAAAGCGTCGTTCCGCGATGTGGTGAAGTCCGTGCACACCGTCCGCGCCGCCTCCCAGATCCCCTCAGCGCTGGCCGCCGCGTGGGCGTCCGCGCTGGAGGCACCCGCCGGTCCGGTGTGGCTGGAGATCCCGCAGGACGTACTGCTCGAGCCGGTGTCCGTCCCCCCGGTGACCGCGCTGCGCGCCGAGCCCCGGCCGCTGCCGCCCCGGCCCGAACTGATCACGCACGCGGCCGAGTTGCTGCGGGACGCCGAGCGGCCGGTGATCCTGGCCGGGGGCGGGGTGGTGCGTTCGGGGGCGTGCGAGGAGCTGCGGGTGCTGGCCGAACGGCTGGACGCGCCGGTGGCCACCACCTTCGGCGGCAAGGGCGCGTTCCCCTGGGACCATCCGCTGTCCCTCCAGTCCTGGATGGAGGACCGGCACACCACCGCGTTCCTCGAGGACGCCGATGTGCTGCTGGTCGTCGGCTCCGGACTCGGTGAACTCTCCTCCAATTACCACACGTTCCAGCCATGCGGCCGGCTCGTCCAGATCGAGGCCGACCTCGGCAAACTGGAGTCCAACCACCCGGCACTCGGGATCCACGCCGACGCGCGCGCGGCGCTGGCCGCCCTCGCCGACGCGGTCCCCGCCCGCGCCGCGGAGACGGCGTACGCCTCGGGGACAGCGGCGAAGGCCGCGGCGGAGCTGCTGGCCCGGGTGCGGGAGCGGATCGACGGACAGGGCCTGGAGCTGGAGCAGCGGGTCCTCGCGGCGGTGCGGGAGGCGCTGCCCGACGACTCCCCCAGCTTCTGGGACATGACGATCCTCGCCTACTGGGCCTGGTCCGCCTTCGACCCGCGTGCGGGCGCCCTGCACTCGGCGCAGGGCGCGGGCGGTCTCGGCTACGGCTTCCCCGCCGCCCTCGGCGCCGCCGCCGCGGACCGGACCCGGCCGGTGCTGGCGGTCTCGGGCGACGGCGGGGCGATGTACTCGATCGCCGAACTGGCCACCGCCCGTCAGTACGACCTGCCCGTCACCTGGCTGATCGTGGACGACGGCGGCTACGGCATCCTGCGCGCCTATATGACGGACGCCTTCGGCGAGGCGACCGGCACCGAGCTGGCCCGCCCCGACTTCGTGGCGCTCGCCGAGTCGTTCGGTGTCCCGGCGGTCCGTACCACAGCCGGGCGGCTGGCCGAGGACCTGGGCGCGGCGCTGACCGCCCCGGGACCGTCGGTCGTGGTACTGCCCGCGGTGCTGCGCATGTTCGCCCCCACCCACCTCGCGGGCCAGGGCTGA
- a CDS encoding Lrp/AsnC family transcriptional regulator, producing MATPDKNGTPSIDSVSLAIIEQLQEDGRRPYAAIGKAVGLSEAAVRQRVQKLLDQGVMQIVAVTDPLTVGFRRQAMVGINVDGDLDPVADALTDMDEVEYVVVTTGSFDLLIEIVCEDDDHLLETINKRIRTLPGVRSTESFVYLKLRKQTYTWGTR from the coding sequence GTGGCCACACCTGACAAGAACGGCACGCCGTCGATCGACTCCGTTTCCCTGGCGATCATCGAGCAGCTCCAGGAGGACGGCCGCCGACCGTACGCCGCCATCGGAAAGGCCGTGGGCCTGTCCGAGGCGGCCGTGCGGCAGCGCGTGCAGAAGCTGCTCGACCAGGGCGTGATGCAGATCGTCGCCGTCACCGATCCTCTCACTGTGGGGTTCCGGCGCCAGGCGATGGTGGGCATCAACGTCGATGGCGATCTCGACCCGGTCGCGGACGCGCTGACCGACATGGACGAGGTCGAGTACGTGGTCGTCACCACGGGCTCCTTCGATCTCCTCATCGAGATCGTCTGCGAGGACGACGATCACCTCCTCGAAACGATCAACAAGCGGATCCGCACGCTGCCCGGCGTGCGCTCCACCGAGAGCTTCGTCTACCTCAAGCTCCGGAAGCAGACCTATACCTGGGGAACGAGATAG
- a CDS encoding PucR family transcriptional regulator produces MRNDRVPPTAPVPLSALLTHPALGLRQVAGPREPETWVYLVHTSEMEDPVPYLLGGELLLSAGVHTPDPEGTDDSWDRYVSRTVQAGAAALGFGIAPVHQTVPRALAEACDRHGLPLVEVERRTTFTAVASAVWDAMAERRHHELRRITEAQQSLATAAARPHPVPEVLRRLSRHLGGWTVLHGPDGAELADAGPRPPQPARSALEALAARLRPGPSSAADTAADADGAPLYLSAYGLGQSERRLALGVCAPRRDAADGTNGADRAVVGLAVVLLALLTGRRTVTAETARTAALVRLMLGAAPDEVAGLVRRSLTGAGAEEPAGDEDGGAWTVVRGRRRGRAGDAGPLAAAALAAGLGTPLIDLAGDELCALVPGEGEVRAQPGWTLGAAAPVRAGELARGADDADRALRRAVAGRTPVVRHAPDRAGGVASLVDPAEAGAHGRALLAPLEDSPALLETLRVWLSLHGSWDRTAVALEVHRNTVRQRIARAAALLGADLADADVRMELWFALKWR; encoded by the coding sequence GTGAGGAACGACCGCGTACCCCCGACCGCCCCCGTCCCGCTCTCCGCCCTGCTCACCCACCCCGCGCTCGGGCTGCGCCAGGTCGCGGGCCCGCGCGAGCCGGAGACCTGGGTGTACCTGGTGCACACCAGCGAGATGGAAGACCCCGTCCCGTATCTGCTCGGCGGGGAACTGCTGCTCAGCGCCGGTGTGCACACCCCGGACCCGGAGGGCACCGACGACTCCTGGGACCGCTATGTCTCCCGTACGGTCCAGGCGGGCGCCGCCGCGCTCGGCTTCGGGATCGCACCGGTGCACCAGACGGTGCCGCGGGCGCTGGCCGAGGCGTGCGACCGGCACGGGCTGCCGCTGGTCGAGGTGGAGCGCCGGACGACGTTCACGGCCGTCGCCAGCGCGGTGTGGGACGCCATGGCCGAGCGCCGCCACCACGAACTGCGCCGGATCACCGAGGCACAGCAGTCCCTCGCGACGGCCGCGGCCCGCCCCCACCCCGTCCCCGAGGTGCTGCGCCGGCTGAGCCGGCACCTCGGCGGCTGGACGGTCCTGCACGGCCCGGACGGCGCCGAACTGGCCGACGCCGGACCGCGCCCGCCGCAACCGGCCCGTAGCGCACTGGAGGCGCTCGCCGCCCGGCTGCGCCCGGGGCCGTCCTCGGCGGCGGACACCGCGGCGGACGCGGACGGCGCCCCGCTGTACCTCAGCGCCTACGGCCTGGGGCAGTCGGAGCGGCGGCTCGCGCTCGGGGTGTGCGCCCCGCGCCGCGACGCGGCGGACGGGACGAACGGGGCCGACAGGGCCGTCGTCGGGTTGGCCGTCGTCCTGCTCGCGCTGCTCACGGGGCGGCGGACGGTCACCGCGGAGACCGCGCGGACGGCGGCGCTGGTCCGGCTGATGCTCGGCGCGGCCCCGGACGAGGTGGCGGGGCTGGTCCGGCGCTCCCTGACGGGCGCGGGAGCGGAAGAACCCGCCGGGGACGAGGACGGCGGAGCGTGGACGGTCGTGCGCGGACGGCGGCGCGGCCGCGCCGGGGACGCCGGACCGCTGGCCGCCGCCGCGCTCGCGGCCGGGCTCGGGACACCGCTGATCGACCTGGCCGGGGACGAGCTGTGCGCCCTGGTTCCCGGCGAGGGGGAGGTGCGCGCCCAGCCCGGCTGGACCCTGGGGGCCGCGGCGCCCGTACGGGCCGGGGAGCTGGCCCGCGGCGCGGACGACGCCGACCGCGCGCTACGCCGGGCCGTGGCCGGGCGGACGCCCGTGGTGCGGCACGCCCCGGACCGGGCCGGCGGGGTCGCCTCGCTGGTGGACCCGGCCGAGGCGGGGGCGCACGGCCGGGCCCTGCTCGCCCCGTTGGAGGACTCCCCCGCGCTGCTGGAGACGCTGCGGGTGTGGCTGTCGCTGCACGGCAGCTGGGACCGTACCGCGGTGGCGCTCGAGGTCCACCGCAATACGGTCCGGCAGCGGATCGCCCGCGCCGCGGCCCTGTTGGGGGCGGACCTGGCCGACGCGGACGTCCGTATGGAGTTGTGGTTCGCCCTCAAGTGGCGGTGA
- a CDS encoding aspartate aminotransferase family protein yields MSADLSKTAYDHLWMHFTRMSSYENSPVPTIVRGEGTYIYDDKGKRYIDGLAGLFVVNAGHGRVELAETAYKQAQELAFFPVWSYAHPKAVELAERLAGHAPGDLNKVFFTTGGGEAVETAWKLAKQYFKLTGKPTKYKVISRAVAYHGTPQGALSITGLPGLKAPFEPLVPGAHKVPNTNIYRAPIHGDDPEAFGRWCADQIEQQILFEGPETVAAVFLEPVQNAGGCFPPPPGYFQRVREICDQYDVLLVSDEVICAFGRLGTIFACDKFGYVPDMITCAKGMTSGYSPIGACIVSDRLAEPFYHGDNTFLHGYTFGGHPVSAAVGVANLDIFEREGLNQHVLDNEGAFRATLERLHDLPIVGDVRGNGFFYGIELVKDKATKESFNEEETERILYGFLSKALFENGLYCRADDRGDPVVQLAPPLIADQSVFDEIEQVLRGVLTEAWAKL; encoded by the coding sequence ATGAGCGCCGACCTCTCCAAGACGGCGTACGACCACCTGTGGATGCACTTCACCCGCATGTCGTCGTACGAGAACTCCCCCGTGCCCACGATCGTGCGCGGCGAGGGCACGTACATCTACGACGACAAGGGCAAGCGCTACATCGACGGCCTCGCGGGGCTGTTCGTGGTCAACGCGGGCCACGGCCGTGTCGAGCTCGCGGAGACCGCGTACAAGCAGGCCCAGGAGCTCGCCTTCTTCCCGGTGTGGAGCTACGCCCACCCCAAGGCCGTCGAGCTCGCCGAGCGGCTGGCCGGCCATGCCCCCGGCGACCTCAACAAGGTCTTCTTCACCACCGGCGGCGGTGAGGCGGTCGAGACCGCCTGGAAGCTGGCCAAGCAGTACTTCAAGCTCACCGGCAAGCCCACCAAGTACAAGGTGATATCCCGGGCGGTCGCCTACCACGGCACCCCCCAGGGCGCCCTGTCCATCACCGGACTGCCGGGGCTGAAGGCCCCGTTCGAGCCGCTGGTCCCCGGTGCGCACAAGGTGCCCAACACCAACATCTACCGGGCGCCGATCCACGGTGACGACCCCGAGGCGTTCGGCCGCTGGTGCGCCGACCAGATCGAGCAGCAGATCCTCTTCGAGGGCCCGGAGACGGTGGCCGCGGTCTTCCTGGAGCCGGTGCAGAACGCGGGCGGCTGCTTCCCGCCGCCGCCCGGGTACTTCCAGCGGGTCCGCGAGATCTGCGACCAGTACGACGTACTGCTCGTCTCGGACGAGGTCATCTGCGCCTTCGGGCGGCTGGGCACGATCTTCGCCTGTGACAAGTTCGGCTACGTCCCGGACATGATCACCTGCGCCAAGGGCATGACCTCGGGCTACTCCCCGATCGGCGCGTGCATCGTCTCCGACCGGCTCGCCGAGCCCTTCTACCACGGCGACAACACCTTCCTGCACGGCTACACCTTCGGCGGCCACCCGGTCTCGGCCGCGGTGGGCGTCGCCAACCTCGACATCTTCGAGCGCGAGGGCCTCAACCAGCATGTGCTGGACAACGAGGGCGCGTTCCGGGCCACGCTGGAGCGGCTGCACGATCTGCCGATCGTCGGCGATGTCCGGGGGAACGGTTTCTTCTACGGCATCGAGCTGGTGAAGGACAAGGCCACCAAGGAGTCGTTCAACGAGGAGGAGACCGAGCGGATCCTCTACGGCTTCCTCTCCAAGGCGCTGTTCGAGAACGGCCTGTACTGCCGGGCCGACGACCGCGGAGACCCGGTCGTGCAGCTCGCGCCGCCGCTGATCGCCGACCAGTCGGTGTTCGACGAGATCGAGCAGGTGCTGCGCGGGGTGCTGACGGAGGCGTGGGCCAAGCTCTGA
- a CDS encoding ABC transporter ATP-binding protein, with the protein MVAPPDNDDVLRARTLSYAYGGSPALLGVSIGAREGEILAVTGPRGCGKTTLLRCLSGQLVPDHGEVWFDDVAVHSLPPLDRERLRCDRFGWIGTEPQLVPELTAWENAALPLLLRGTARRTAKSTACEWLDRLDVGECARVRPAGLVQAQRQRIAIARALAATPGVLFADEPTAPLHRADRAQVLRTLTSAARSHGITVLLATHDEEVATLADRTVALLDGRQVGSAPASEEEGRAACSVSA; encoded by the coding sequence ATGGTGGCTCCGCCGGACAACGATGATGTGCTCCGGGCACGCACCCTGTCGTATGCCTACGGCGGTTCGCCCGCCCTCCTCGGTGTCTCCATCGGCGCGCGGGAGGGGGAGATCCTGGCCGTCACCGGACCGCGTGGCTGCGGGAAGACCACCCTGCTGCGGTGTCTGTCGGGCCAGCTCGTCCCGGACCACGGCGAGGTGTGGTTCGACGACGTCGCCGTGCACAGCCTTCCCCCCCTGGACCGTGAGCGGCTGCGGTGCGACCGCTTCGGCTGGATCGGCACCGAGCCCCAACTCGTCCCCGAACTCACCGCCTGGGAGAACGCGGCGCTGCCGCTGCTGCTGCGCGGCACCGCGCGGCGCACCGCCAAGAGCACGGCCTGCGAATGGCTGGACCGGCTCGACGTCGGCGAATGCGCCCGGGTGCGCCCGGCCGGGCTGGTGCAGGCGCAGCGGCAGCGGATCGCCATCGCCCGCGCGCTGGCCGCCACCCCGGGGGTGCTCTTCGCCGACGAACCCACCGCGCCGCTGCACCGCGCCGACCGCGCCCAGGTGCTGCGCACCCTCACCTCTGCGGCGCGCTCGCACGGCATCACCGTCCTGTTGGCCACCCACGACGAGGAGGTGGCCACCCTCGCCGACCGCACGGTCGCGCTGCTGGACGGCCGCCAGGTGGGCTCGGCGCCCGCCTCCGAGGAGGAGGGCAGGGCCGCGTGCTCAGTCTCCGCCTAG